TtttcttaaaaccgggtgtgacacaaGGCAACCCCAGGTTGGCCTGAGCCGCCTTCCCGGGGTTGACCCGGGGTCACCCCGGGACAAAGGGGCCCACGAGGGCGCCCGAGGCCACCCCGGATTACCCCGAGACGCCTCGGGGCGCACCCTGGGGGGCTTCCCACCCCGGGATGCTACAGGACGCGCCCCGGGGTGCCTCCGAGCACATCCCGGGCACGTCGTGGCGGGCCCGACAACCTGTTTACTCAACTGACAGGAGACAGGATAAGCTGGAGGCCGGCACCCACCATACGAAGGGGAGCGTTCACACAGTTAGAGGCATGCAAGGAGAAGATTTGTAGTCTATAAATAGAAAGGTCCCAAAACTTGTAAGGGGATGGTATCCCAGAACACCGATAAGCTAACCAATCACaagaacacaggacgtagggtattacaccccagggcggcctgaacctgtctaaaaatCACTGTCTCACTCTTCCCCCGAGGAAGCCCTTGCTGCGTGTTACATCCCTGGCCGAATCTCTAAACGGGGGTTCCCACGAATCCCTGATAGCGGTACTCACCCACCGTCAGTGACCGTACAAGATATTAGTTGTCCAGGTTCTATTGGGATTTGTATTAATTTGTTCGGGTTCCGATTAGAATTTCGGACCGTAGAATCATTatatgctttagaaatagaaaataaGTAGAGATAAGAAAATAAAATGATTTTTAATCGGTAAAGAAATGAACTCGGAAGACACTACGAGTAGGAAGCAGCGGTCAACAAATCTAGAAATTCCACTCGACATCGCCACGTCAGGGCGGCCACGAAGGCAAAGCACGGGCATAGCGGCCTTCCTCTGTCGCGTCCTTCCGCCCGAAGGAAGCGAACGAAAGCCCCCCAAAACAGCCTTCAACCGCGTCCGCGTCCgccttcttctccttcaccgCACACACAGGCAGGCTCCCGAcgcgcctccgccggccgcgcgcggtTGCCCTGCCCTCTCTCCGCCGCTCCTCCACCGGTTTCGCCAAGTAAGTCGCCCTGCCTTTCTCGCCTCGCACGAATTCCGGGTCGATTTCGCGCTTAATCGAGCCCCAATCCGTCGTCCGCTCCACACATCCGATCCGTTCGAGTTCGCCATCCGCCCGACCCCTGTTCGGAGAAGGGAGCAAGTGGAGCGGTAGTTCGCTTCTTTGCGTCTGTGTGGTGTCCTGCGAATCCAATCTGTTCGCCGGTTCGATTTGTTGTGCTTTCCTCATTTTCCTGCGCgaaagattaaaaaaaacatATTGGGGGTAGTCTTGTGCTGACCAACTAGCTAGGCTTTCGGTTTGGTAATGGAGACGGCTCTTGGTGTATTGGAAAGCGAGGATCTTGAAAGTGAGGTTGGTGCTGTTCTTGAATTTAGAAGAACCTGACTGAGGCGATACTGATCTTACCAAGATTCCCCGATTGGTTGCATGTATTTTATTACTCGATGGTCCGTAGAGAAGTAGAGATCAGATAAGTTATGGATGCTAGGAAGGAATGGCAAAGTGCCTAGTTAGGATCATCCGTGGAAGCAACCCAGGAAATTTAAGATTTTTATGTCTCTGTTTATGTAACTCTGTGTGTTCTAACAATAGATGTAAACCATGGAATTTTATGTTTCACTGTGCATACTGCTTCTCATTTTCCTCCTCCTTGATGATCTatagaaaataaagaaaaacaatGGTTTGGTATTTCTTTGCTTCTAGAAAAATCATCATCATTACCGTATTACAGTCAAACTGGTAAGCTGAATGTGCCTACCTGCTTGGTTACATCTCAATGACTGTAGTTGCTTACGCGCTACAGACGATTGTCTTGATTTGCATCGTCGCCTTTTTTCCACAGTGGACGATGGGCAAGTAAATCAGTTTACATATTTTGGACTGTTCTGTAATTGGACGTTGACTTCAATTGAATAGCTCATACTTCTGAGAGATGATCTATGCAATTTCTCATTATCTTTCTAGACTGCTGTAGTATGACTCCAGAATCATGTTGCACTCTTCTTTCATGTGCTGGGAATTTTTTGTTTATGAAGAAATGCCTAAGATCAAGCAAAAGtgtgtaaaaaaaaattctgcCTTAGCAGCATCATAAATAGCTCTGGTATACTTGCCTGTGTTTTATGTCACATCACGCTAGTGCTGTGCTATCTTCATTGATTTGTTGGCCACAAATATGTCAAGTTGATTGTGGATATCCTCATTGTTAACATTTTTTTTACCTCTGTTTTCTGCAGCCATGTATAATAACTATGGGAACCCTCCTGGGATGCAGATGCCACAGCAAAATTCTCAGCCTGGCCAGTTTAACAATCCATTATATGGTGCAAGCTCAGGTCTAATTAGATCTGGGCTAGGAGTATATGGGGAGAAGTTCTTGGATTCTAGTTCAGAATTCATGCAAAGCAATGTAAGGAGTCTCCAGtcaaccttatccttgatattTTCGTTCCTTGCATTCTCTCTAAATTATTGGTCCTGTTTTGTGCAGATCAATAGATACTTCTCCAACCCGCAGTATTACTTCCATGTGAATGATCAATATGTCAGGAACAAGTTGAAAGTTATATTGTTTCCATTCTTTCACAGGGTAAATCATCTTTCCTAATAACAGTGCATGTCAAACTGGTTTGTTGATGGTCTACTGACTACTGAAATAAAGTTCTGTTTCCCAATTATTCGTGCAGGGGCACTGGACTCGTATAAGTGAACCTGTTGGTGGGCGTTTGTCCTACAAACCTCCAATCTATGATATAAATGCACCAGATCTGTACATCCCTTTCATGGCATTTGGAAGCTTCATCATTCTTGCTGGTTTTACATTAGGTTTCATGGGAAAGTGAGTTGTTGACAGTCAATCTTCAGTTGCCAAATGATTATGACCGAATGTTCCTAATTTGATGTAACCGGTATTTGTGCAGGTTCACTCCAGAAGCTATAAATCTACAGTTTTCCAGGGCACTCATTGGATGGGCCTTCCAGCTCGTGATACTGAAAGGTTTGCTCTACTCAATGGGTGGTGGTGAGGTGCCACTTCTCGACTTGGTAGCATATGGTGGCTACTTATTTGCCGGGCTATCCCTTGCTGTTGTTGCAAGGCTCATATGGGCATACTCATATTACATCATGATGCCATGGATGAGCCTGTGCATGGGAGTGTTCCTGGTGAGGACAATGAAGAGGGTGCTTTTTACAGAGATGAGAAGCAGTGAGAGGCACTCATCGCGACAGCATTACTTCCTTCTCTTCATGGCAATAGCACAGTTTCCCCTGTTCTTCTGGCTTGGCAGCATAGGTGCATGATACAGTTGCCTGTTTGTTTTAGTTTTGTGGTTCACATTACAAGTGATATTTTGGTATTTGAATGTGTTGTAAAAATAGTTGGAGAATGATCTCAACAACTGAAGCAGTTTGAGCATCAACAGTATGTTATTGACCGACTGTATAGATCAAGAGTGCTGCTTGTGAAGTTATATGTGATGCTTCCCAGACTTAGTTTCTGCTATCAACCAGTTTTTATCGGTAGGCCTCTTTAGTTTTGTGCCTTTTAAACTACTTACTATAATTCTCTGTCTTAAATTGAAAACTTTTGAGATATTTCTAACGTTAACATTAAGAACACCTTAAGAATATTTGGGGCGTTTACTGCTGActccatcccaaattattagtcaatTTGATTTTCTAGATATATAGATTTTACTTTGCACCTAGATACAACACCTTTAGATATGTAACAAAAACTATACACCTAAAAAAGctaaaacaactaataatttgagaTGGGGAGAGAGTAGATTATAAATTTATAGTTAATAGAAAACTTGGATTCTTTAAACTAGATGAAATTGTGTACGTTTGTTCGGCCCACATTAAACTTAGAATGCTGCCTGAGCTGTCCCAGCAAGTTAATCCTTGAGGCTGTTGCTATTGTCAGATTAGCAGATACACTTTACGTGGAATAGATTGACaacaaaaatatcaaaataCCAACCATAATGCTTTCGAAAAAATGGCACATTGCCAAACAATATTTTAGTACTTAGTTACAAATTAGAAGCCAAACAAACTTTTCAGATTTTCCATTTTCATATGCAAAAGCACAGATGCATTTCAGCCTCCATCGGTGAACAACCAAATTCTAATAGACTTCGAAGTATTCAACAGCCATTGGGGATCCGTCAAAACATATATCACAGAAGTAGCAGGAATTTAAAATCATGTGCCAGGTGCCCACGTTGCAAGTAAAATGGTAAGATAATGTGAATGGTAGATGAGAACTTGTCATCTTAGAAGCCCGGCATTCCTTGTAGGCTGCAAATAAAATTCTAGTCAAACATTACATTATTATATCAGCCGCACTCCTTTTCGTCGTCATCACAATCATATTGCATCCACCATCTTGGTTACTGACTTGCGGTGGCTTGCAAAGACCCATCAAGCTTCGTAGCAGCTAAGACCGCTTGTTGATCATCCTCTGAAAGAGAAAACAATTCAGTTATAGGCAAAGGTAGATACAGGGTAAAACTGTAAGAGCAATGTCAGAAACAGATAGCTGGtttcataattatttttattgtttGTTTATTTTAGCTGAGCAATGCATATCATAACGTCAATCTTTGATATCAAAGAGAACAGAAAAGGCGATGCAACAATGCTATTCAAAGATGGAACCTGTGCAGCACATAAAATGCAAAAATATGTTTCCTTCTCAATGGAAGCGCTAGGACAGAACATGGCAAATTTCTGGTGCGAACAGCTAGTGCAGGGAAACCAGTCCACAAATCTCTTAAATTTCATTGCACCCTTGGTACGCTGTTCTATAAGAACCCTCTCAGTCTCAGCATGTTTCAGGTACATTTCCTCAAGAGTTAATACTTAATAGTTCAGTGCAAGGGGCCTTAACATATCTGCCAGTGGGACAAGCAGTTAAACATATAGCACAAAGTACCAAGTTTCCAAAAAGCTGAAGCTATAGTCAACAACATCAGAGCTTTTTGGGAtgggctagagatgaaacccaaaatgAGTGACTAATAGATAAATATTAATAGCAAGGTAAAACTGCAAAAGAACTGAAGGTATAGCAGCAGAAAAGTTCTTCAAGAATCTAATGTTGTGGACACATAGCACTGCCAGaaaaaaatcaataccctccAGTTTGCACATAATAGTTATTACCACAAGATAGAACAATTTCCAATTTGGATATCATTGGCTAAGAAGCTTGGATATTGATCTAGATCCTTGATGTTAATAAACAATTTAACAAACTAACAGGAATACATTCATAGTTGAAAAAGAGAGATGCATATCACAGGGCACCATGGACCTGTTGCTATTATTGCCTttaagcagcagcagctgctggtaAATTAGTACTTACTGATTACTGATGCATGAACAGGATCATATTGGTTGATGACACATAATATTTGCCACATACTATAACATAACAGTGCAACCAAATTATTTGGAAATGATTAAACCCAAATTAATCACTTCCCAATTGGTTTCAACTAACCAATGTTTCAAATTCGAAATTCCAAACCATTCAGTACTATATCCATAGAAATCTTTGTCATTATCACATTATTAGGCATTTTAAGAGgaattaaaaattatttatgACATACAAAGCATGAAGTCAATATGCTAGGTCATTGCGACGGAGTACAGACCCAAGTTAAAAATTAGTTAAATTGTGAGCTGCAAGAAAAATTCGAAACAATGGTTCCAATTTCTGGAACAACAGAAGAGGGAAAAATCGGAGCCTGAATCAACTAAATTCTTTTCACAAAGTAGTGCATTAAGAACCTCAAATGCGACAGCAACCATGTCAATTCACTGAAATATCGCAATTGAGAACCCTAATGGGAAATACAAAGAATCTAAGCACAGTTTTCAGAGTGACTATTTACATAACAAAACATGCATAGTTCACATAATACAAAAACGGACTGGAACAGCACCACCCTGATAATAGGCAAAAGAAAACTTGGCCCTTTGGTTCTCCCTCCAACATTCAAAAAAGAGATAAAAATTCTTTGTGCAGAACATAGAGATACAATAGAATATAAAAATGGTTTCATCCATATTATTTATTCCCTCCGTCCCTAAAAGAATGTCGCTCTAGAAAAACTTAAAAATTAGCAAAAGTGTTAACTGACCTTGCTTGTTAGCCATATTTGGCACTTAAGTGACTGCCGCATGCACATGCGGATACTAAATGGGGTAGTACTGACAAGAATTGTGGGAAAAATTTTGAATCACAAAATGACTTCCGTAGAGATGGAGTACCAAATATAAAAAGATGATATCGATTATATATAGTTTTCAAACAACGCAATAATTTTTCCTTCTCTATCCAAATAAGCATGTAAGAATTGAGTCCAATATCAGGAAAAAATATCCTAAGTTCCTAGTACAAATCCAGACCTAATACAGAATTACAGATTGAGCAAAATACTTGAAGAAAGCCACAGCATGTAGGAAATTTGATTGGTAGAATGTTTTTCAGTCAACCCTACCCCCACCAACACTCCCACCCACTCACTCCACCACTAACCCCTGTTTAGGATGCATACTGTCCTTTTGTTCATGTTATAGGGTTTTGAGAAGAGGCTACCTATATCTTCCACAAATAGCCCTAACTCGTATAAAGTATAGCGCATGAAATGAAATAACTTTGGTAAGAATAGACTAATTTTAATATGAGCATGTGGTCATCTTGTGTTTTCACTTAATAGTGTGTATTAAGTCTACAACATCAGATGAAACAGAATTGAGGGGATATTTCAATCCGAACTCAAGACAAGAATCTGGAACTAGCCGAGTATTATTCCTTAGTCACCAATCCATATTTAAATCCATGTGATGAATGAATCTGATCCAAATCTGCTTTATACAATGGGTGCAGTTTGGTACTACTGCTGTCCAATCCTTTTGAATTCCAAATTACACCCACAAAACAGGGACGGCTAGAGAAATGCAGAACACAGCATCCAACAATCAGTTTCAAAAGATTGCCACCTTACTAGTTAGTCGATAGAAACTTATGACGATGACAAATTTTATCTCCTAGCACTGAAAAATGAATTTGGCTATTGCTACAGAGAATATATGACGCTTGTGTGCCCACATTAAACCACACTGAAGTGCAAAAGTCCAAAATGGCGAATAAGTAATCTGCATACTTCAAACCAACGAAAAGATGTATATATTTGTAGGAAACAAGAAGTTCACACACCTCACTGCTGAGCTAGAGCGCCACTTAAGGTGGTCAAAGTGCAATTTATCTTTGTGCCAACGTCCCAAAATCACAATCCCAACCAGGGCAGCTGCAACCACCACAGACCAGATAGCATTTGTTTCCTTCGCTTGGTGATACAGGCATGTCATGTGCTTCTTCAACCAGCATTTACATGAAGCACCAGCATCATGGCTCTTCCTTTCTGCAGGCTTTGAAGGCTGGCCCAATTTTTCATCAGAACCATCACCAGCCTCATTGTCATCATCATGAGCAACAAAGCCATGCCCATCATCTTCAGCGTGAGATGAACCATACCCAGGAACATCATCTCTCATCTCTGCATCAACAGAGAGGTTTCTCCCTTCATCATAGAACTGAACTCTCTCAGACCCAGCATCGTTCTTGATACTATAATCTTCCACACTGGTACTAGCTTCCTGCACATCTTTCTCAGGCTGTATCTCATCAAAACTGGTCTGTATTGGCAGGTTCTCGTGCTCACTGGGCGGAAACACAAAGTGATCAGACATGAGCAATGTGTTGGATGAACTGCGCTCTTCATTGACAGGCTTTGGTTCCGTTCCAGCAGGCCCGGGCGCTGCTTCATAGGCAGATGCTGTGAGAGTCACCACTTCCCAGTCTGCCCCACGCGGGGTGCTTCCCTCTCGCACCTCTTTTTCGTTATCAGCCATATCCACAAATCTGATGTGTCATTTATTGAGAGGAAAAAGAATCAGCAATTTGATTTGCAGAAAGATGATGTGATTGATTACATAAAAACCAGATAGCCAACACTACATTACAAAGCAAGTCGCGGTCATCAAGCCTTGCGAATAGGAGACAGGAACTGGATGGAGTTCATACATTGACTCATCGAGAAGCAAACATTACAGAGCTAGCGAATTTCACACTCCTGAACCAACTAAGGTGATTTGACTAGGACTAAAGCACAGCTATGCCTATCGGAGAAATCTGCACTAGGGACTCCCCATCAACAATCCAATTTTAGCCTGAGAGGGtctcaaaagaagaaaaaacgatCTAATCTAAGCAACACGAATGCTAGAGCCACTGGCAATCCAATCTATCATCGCATCCACCCACATCTTAGTACCTCACTCACGAAACAGACGAACTTGACCAAGAGGAACCATGAACGGCGACAGCTTACCGCTGACCTCGGCCCTGTTTGGAACCGCGTTTTCCGCGTTCGCGATGAAACTTTCGCGAGATAAGCGGAATAATCCCACCGAACACCCTGCGACGGATGCGCGACTGGGAGAAGCCCGCGGTATGGAGTCCGAAGAAATCAACTGTCCGCCCGCGATTTCAAAAAGCGGCCGCGGAGCCGCGTTCGCGTAAACGCGACGGGCGATTGTACGTCGCGCCTCCAAACAGGGCCCTCGTCccttaagagcaactccagtagaGTGACTAAATTTGAGTTACTAAAACTCATTTTAGTCACTCACTTTTTAAGTTTAGTCACTCAAAATGTAGTCTCTACTCCAGCAGCACCGACTAAATAGACTAAAAAATGGTGGGCCTTACTTTTGGTAGTCTAAGTAGAGGGTGACCAAATTGAAGGGGTGGGAGAGGAAATTTAGTCACCACCTCATTTTAGTCACCCAAATAGAAGCCCTGCTGGAGATGAAAATGTGAGCAAAATGACTAAAATATGGGTTTAGTCACCCAAATAGAggcctgctggagttgctctaaagcCTCCAAACCAAACCAGGGGATTAAAGCCACCAAACCAGATGCCCCCCAGCCCCCACGGATCTCGCGCGCTCGACGCTCTCTCAAGTACAGGAACAGTATGGACGGACTAGTCGCCCCAGCAGCGGGAACGAATCCGCAACTAGGACTTCACAGCAGCTAAGGTTTTGGAGTCCAGGGGTCTCTCACGGACGCCGCGGGCTACAGCACAGCGAGCGAGATCAGTTGAAGCAAGGCAGGTCGGCAGGGCTTACCAGCAGAGACGGCTCTCCGGtaggggaggaggcggagagcgAGACGGTGCTGGGCGCCGTGTGCTCGGGTTGGGGGGAGGGAGTTGGggccgggaggaggaagaggtgtgGGAGGGGATCAGATCAAACCGCCATGGGTGGGAGAGGCGGACAAGGCAGGAAAGGAGAGAAGTGGTGGGAAGGGTGAGGAGGGTGGGGTACACGAcgctgacaggcggggcccgcaGTCCATGGGTTAGGCTCACGCGTGCGTGCTTGCTTCGTCCTGCCAAACCAGCCAGCAGCACGTAGGCGGCCTGGAAACGTCTTCCCAGTACACAAAGCGTAAAGCCtatggggctgtttggttgggtGGACAACCCCCAACCAAGCTCCAATAGACCAACCAGCTGTTGTTTGGATGGCTGTTTACGCCCTATTTGTTTCAAGAGACTTATGCAAAAGTCTCAGAGATTTATGGGTCTAAAAAACAAATATGTGGGACTTTTTTAGGGCTAAAAGTCTCTTAGAgtctaaaataaaaaaaaagactcGAGGAGCTTATTGGGACTTTTTTGCTAGAATTCCATCCTAGCCCCTGTGGTCCCCTCCACCctcaccccctccctcccccggcggtttgcatgcatgcatggagatGGTGCCCCTGCGGTCCCCCCTCACCCTCATTTACTGCAGATTAGGGGCACTTTTGTACTTTGTGAACTTCATTTAATGATCTTTAGTCCCTCTAGTCTCTCAAACCAAACAGGATGAGACTTATAATTTTAGTCCAAGGACTAAAATAAGTCCAGAGACTTATAGTAACCAAACAGGGTCTTAGGCCTCTTAGCCTGGCCACCGTTGTGCAAAAGGAGGCCTCTGGCCTAGCTCCAGGGAAACGCCCGAATTGGGCATACTATCAGGGCCATGCTCTAGCTAGCGCGTGGGCGGGGGCCGAGTTGGCTCGGCGGGTACAGGCGGGGCTCTGCGTGGCCCTTGTATATAACACGGGATGACCCTCTAGGTTTACGCTTTTCCCGTTCATTGGAGCCTTCCTGCTACCCTCATGGAGTCGTGGTTCGCGGGGCTGTTCAGGGATGAAAACGGCCGGGAACTACACGGAAGTGTACACAGGTTGTAGGTTATTTCTAGGATTACACTGTTTCATACTTAAATTATTTATTGCAGATTATTTTTTTTTGGTCATTTCTTCTAATGGCTTCGATGAAGTATGATCTTCCATCTCTGGACCACGACACAAGGTTCACTCTATAGCAAGTCAAGATGAGAGCTATATTGATTCAGGCTAAAGTAAATGATGCTCTTGATAAATTCGGTAACAAAGATTCAAAGTCttggaccgatgaggagaaGAGGAAAGATCGTAAGGCCTTGTATCAAATTCAACTTCATCTCTCAAATAATATTTTGCAAGATTGTTTGCAAGAGAAAACTGTAGCTACTTTATGGCTCAAGTTAGTCAATTTGCATGTATAAGGATTTGACAAGGAAGATGCATATAATACGCACAAGCTATAAGAGGGTGGTTCTGTGCTTAATCATCTTTCGGTATTCAAGGAGATCATTTCTGATCCACAGTCTATGGAGGTAGATTATGATGATGAGGATTTGGCTCTTATTCTTTTGTGCTCTCTGCCTATTTCTTTTGCAAACTTCAGAGATACAATATTATACAGTCATGATACTCTAACGCTTGATGAGGTTTGTGAGGCTTTGCAAgctaagaaaaagatgaaaCGAATGGTGTCTTTTGAATGTTCTACTTCCAACGGAGAAGCTTTGTCTGTTCGTGACAGGACACAAAAGAAGTCAAATAAGTCTGCTTTATGGCTCAAAGTCAAGAGAAAAGGATGATAAATTCTGCAAGTATTGCTAGAAAAACACTCATTTCATATATGAGTGTATTAAATTGAAAAACAGAGAAAAGAGAGTTGGCACATACAGACCGAAAGGTAAACCCAATGAAGGAGGTAATGCTTTTGTTGCTACCGATGGTAGTTCTGATGGTAATGAGGTTCTTGTCGCTTTTGCTGGATGTGCAAATAGTGGTGATGAATGGATTCTTGATTCCACTACATCTTTTCATATATGCATTAATAGAGATTGGTTCATCAGATATGATTCTGTTAATGGTGGTTCTGTTAAAATGGGTGATGACAGTCCGTGTCAGATTATCGTTATTGGTTCTGTTTAGATTGAGATGCATGGTAGTATTATCAGACCTTTGACATATGTGAGGCATATTCCAGATATGAGAaagaatcttatttctatttagattgagatgcatgatggTATTATCAGACCTTTGACATATATGAGGCATATTCCAGATGAGAAAGAATCTTATTTCTTTGAGTACTCTTGATGGCAAAGGCTACAAGTACTCCAGTGGAGATGGGGTTTTGAAGGTGTCGAAAGGCTCTCTTATTGTCACAAAAGGTGATTTGAAATCTGCCAATCTATATCGTCTTTGTGGTACTACAATTACAGGTGATGCTGTTGTAATTTCTAATTCATTATCCAGTTTTGATGCTACTAATCTTTGGCATATGTGTCTTGGGTATATGAGTGAACTTGGTTTGGCAATGTTGAGCAAGAGAGGACTTCTCGATGGGCATAGCATCAGAAATTGGATTTCTATGAGCATTGTGTGTTTGACAAACACAAGAGGGTGAAGTTTAATACCTCTACTCATACAAGTAAAGGTATTCTTGATTATGTGCATTCTGATTTA
This sequence is a window from Panicum virgatum strain AP13 chromosome 7K, P.virgatum_v5, whole genome shotgun sequence. Protein-coding genes within it:
- the LOC120639756 gene encoding protein YIF1B-B-like — encoded protein: MYNNYGNPPGMQMPQQNSQPGQFNNPLYGASSGLIRSGLGVYGEKFLDSSSEFMQSNINRYFSNPQYYFHVNDQYVRNKLKVILFPFFHRGHWTRISEPVGGRLSYKPPIYDINAPDLYIPFMAFGSFIILAGFTLGFMGKFTPEAINLQFSRALIGWAFQLVILKGLLYSMGGGEVPLLDLVAYGGYLFAGLSLAVVARLIWAYSYYIMMPWMSLCMGVFLVRTMKRVLFTEMRSSERHSSRQHYFLLFMAIAQFPLFFWLGSIGA
- the LOC120639757 gene encoding ATG8-interacting protein 1-like — its product is MADNEKEVREGSTPRGADWEVVTLTASAYEAAPGPAGTEPKPVNEERSSSNTLLMSDHFVFPPSEHENLPIQTSFDEIQPEKDVQEASTSVEDYSIKNDAGSERVQFYDEGRNLSVDAEMRDDVPGYGSSHAEDDGHGFVAHDDDNEAGDGSDEKLGQPSKPAERKSHDAGASCKCWLKKHMTCLYHQAKETNAIWSVVVAAALVGIVILGRWHKDKLHFDHLKWRSSSAVRG